From the Hymenobacter yonginensis genome, one window contains:
- a CDS encoding LutB/LldF family L-lactate oxidation iron-sulfur protein: MIATKSSQFQLDSENKAFDLEHRRKIRFNIGKYNAAVTTGLGFYHDHELARERASYLKAQAINHLDDYLLEFERNFTARGGKVIWARDADEALREIGKIMSRRHARTVVKAKSMTTEEIHLNHFLEQNGIESVETDLGEFIVQLNGERPYHIVTPAMHLSKLDIADIFVKHLGIEYTDDAQKLVLTARHLLRNKYTSAEVGITGGNFLIADTGAVAVTENEGNARLSATFPRTHIAIVGIEKVIPKLEDLALFWPLLSTSGTGQQVTVYNTIYTGPRQPLEKDGPDEMIVVLLDNGRTNLLAQPAQREALHCIRCGACLNICPVYKNIGGHTYETTYSGPIGSVISPHLAGMADNKHLSYASSLCGACTSVCPVKIPIHNLLLQNRQQAVRENLTDKEERTAIRLWLLAMKNRRLLDLLPARAKNWVLLRLLSQVGWSKRRDALEVAPQSFRKMWKARG; this comes from the coding sequence ATGATAGCCACGAAATCCAGTCAGTTTCAGCTCGACAGCGAGAACAAGGCCTTCGACCTGGAGCACCGCCGCAAAATCCGCTTCAATATCGGGAAGTACAACGCGGCCGTGACCACCGGGCTGGGCTTCTACCACGACCACGAGCTGGCCCGCGAACGGGCGTCGTACCTGAAGGCGCAGGCCATCAACCACCTCGACGATTACCTGCTGGAGTTTGAGCGCAACTTCACGGCCCGCGGCGGCAAGGTGATTTGGGCGCGGGACGCCGACGAGGCCCTGCGCGAAATCGGCAAGATCATGAGCCGGCGCCACGCCCGCACCGTGGTGAAGGCCAAGAGCATGACCACCGAGGAAATCCACCTCAACCACTTTCTGGAGCAGAACGGCATCGAGTCGGTGGAGACGGACCTGGGCGAGTTCATTGTGCAGTTGAACGGCGAGCGGCCCTACCATATCGTGACGCCGGCCATGCACCTGAGCAAGCTCGATATTGCCGACATCTTCGTCAAGCACCTCGGCATCGAGTACACCGACGACGCCCAGAAGCTGGTGCTCACGGCGCGCCATCTGCTGCGCAACAAGTACACCTCGGCGGAAGTGGGCATCACGGGCGGCAACTTCCTGATTGCGGATACCGGTGCAGTGGCCGTAACCGAAAACGAAGGCAACGCCCGCCTCTCGGCCACCTTTCCGCGCACCCATATTGCCATTGTGGGCATCGAGAAGGTGATTCCGAAGCTGGAGGACCTAGCTTTGTTCTGGCCCCTGCTCAGCACCAGCGGCACCGGCCAGCAGGTGACGGTATACAACACCATCTATACTGGCCCGCGCCAGCCGCTGGAAAAAGACGGCCCCGACGAAATGATTGTGGTGCTGCTCGACAACGGCCGCACCAACCTACTGGCCCAGCCCGCCCAGCGCGAGGCGCTGCACTGCATCCGCTGCGGGGCCTGCCTCAACATCTGCCCGGTGTACAAGAACATCGGCGGCCACACCTACGAAACCACCTACTCCGGCCCCATCGGCTCGGTTATCAGCCCGCACCTGGCCGGCATGGCCGATAATAAGCACTTGAGCTACGCTAGCAGCCTGTGCGGCGCCTGCACCTCGGTGTGCCCGGTCAAGATTCCGATTCATAACCTGCTGCTGCAAAACCGCCAGCAGGCCGTGCGCGAAAACCTCACCGACAAAGAAGAGCGCACGGCCATCCGGCTGTGGCTGCTGGCCATGAAAAACCGCCGCCTGCTGGACCTATTGCCGGCCCGCGCCAAAAACTGGGTGCTGCTGCGCCTGCTCAGCCAAGTAGGCTGGAGCAAGCGCCGCGACGCCCTGGAAGTGGCCCCGCAGTCGTTCCGGAAGATGTGGAAGGCGCGGGGGTAG
- a CDS encoding M28 family peptidase — MSTSSSFLAGLLLVGATVSAVAQQAPDKIKVKKKRGAKTEAPAVVQPTDGAVLTTPTLATDKPTEWAGTYAATITQEDLRQHLTVLASDAYEGRETGEKGQKMAADYLSTEFKKLGLAGPVTGSDNPYLQHFTMERSTWEETATIKAGTQTYKWLTDFYAMGNSPFQQATSVQPVFLGYGIEQDGYSDYTGKDVQGKDVLILLGEPTGPDGKPVLGKDGAPSKWGNDYRAKAAKAAEKGARSVFFVSFDPNNNFDKLVPRMMPYLRRPSISFKDAKPDGRRAAFFLSPKLGYQLLGSNAAAVTKYMDATGKAGKPVASPFKPVKFTITAPKKREDFTTENVLGYLEGTDKKDEVLVLSAHYDHIGIINGEVNNGADDDGSGTVTVLEMAQAFMKAKAEGHGPRRSILFLAVTGEEKGLLGSEYYTDHPVFPLAQTVADLNTDMVGRTDKEHEGKGDYVYVIGSDKLSSELHEIVLNANAQYVKMDLDFRFNDPEDPNRFYYRSDHYNFAKHKIPVAFFFNGVHDDYHGAGDEVEKIEFPKMEKRARLVFHSAWELANRDTRIVVDSNKK; from the coding sequence ATGTCCACCTCCTCCTCCTTTCTGGCCGGGCTGCTGCTGGTTGGCGCTACCGTTTCGGCGGTAGCCCAGCAGGCTCCCGACAAAATCAAAGTCAAGAAAAAGCGCGGCGCCAAAACCGAGGCGCCGGCCGTGGTGCAGCCCACCGACGGCGCCGTACTGACGACGCCCACCCTGGCCACCGACAAGCCCACCGAGTGGGCCGGCACCTACGCCGCCACCATCACGCAGGAAGACCTGCGCCAGCACCTGACCGTGCTGGCCTCTGATGCCTACGAAGGCCGCGAAACCGGCGAGAAAGGCCAGAAAATGGCCGCCGACTACCTCAGCACCGAGTTCAAGAAGCTGGGCCTAGCCGGCCCCGTTACGGGCTCCGACAACCCGTATCTGCAGCACTTCACGATGGAGCGCAGCACCTGGGAGGAAACCGCCACCATCAAGGCCGGCACTCAGACCTACAAGTGGCTGACGGATTTCTACGCCATGGGCAACTCGCCGTTTCAGCAGGCTACCAGCGTGCAGCCGGTGTTTCTGGGCTACGGTATTGAGCAGGATGGCTACTCCGACTACACCGGCAAAGACGTGCAGGGCAAGGACGTGCTGATTCTGCTGGGCGAGCCCACCGGCCCCGACGGCAAGCCCGTGCTGGGCAAAGACGGCGCCCCCAGCAAGTGGGGCAACGACTACCGCGCCAAGGCCGCCAAAGCCGCCGAGAAAGGCGCCCGCAGCGTGTTCTTCGTCAGCTTCGACCCCAACAACAACTTCGACAAGCTGGTACCGCGCATGATGCCGTACCTGCGCCGGCCCAGCATCTCGTTCAAGGATGCCAAGCCCGATGGCCGTCGCGCGGCGTTCTTTTTGTCGCCGAAGCTGGGCTACCAGCTGCTGGGCTCCAACGCCGCGGCCGTAACCAAGTACATGGATGCCACCGGCAAAGCCGGCAAGCCCGTTGCCAGCCCCTTCAAGCCGGTGAAATTCACCATCACGGCCCCCAAGAAGCGCGAGGACTTCACCACCGAAAACGTGCTGGGCTACCTCGAAGGCACCGATAAAAAAGATGAAGTGCTGGTGCTGTCGGCTCACTACGACCACATCGGCATCATTAACGGCGAGGTAAACAACGGCGCCGACGACGACGGCTCCGGCACCGTGACGGTGCTAGAAATGGCCCAGGCCTTCATGAAAGCCAAAGCCGAAGGCCACGGTCCGCGCCGCAGCATCCTGTTTCTGGCCGTAACGGGCGAGGAAAAAGGCCTGCTCGGCTCGGAGTACTACACCGACCACCCCGTGTTTCCGCTGGCCCAGACCGTGGCCGACCTGAACACCGACATGGTGGGCCGCACCGACAAGGAGCACGAAGGCAAAGGCGACTACGTGTACGTTATCGGCTCCGACAAGCTCTCGTCGGAGCTGCACGAAATCGTGCTCAACGCCAACGCGCAGTACGTGAAGATGGACCTGGACTTCCGCTTCAACGACCCCGAAGACCCCAACCGCTTCTACTACCGCTCCGACCACTATAACTTCGCCAAGCACAAGATTCCGGTGGCGTTCTTCTTCAACGGCGTGCACGACGACTATCACGGTGCCGGCGACGAAGTAGAGAAAATCGAGTTTCCGAAGATGGAAAAGCGGGCCCGCCTCGTGTTCCATTCGGCCTGGGAGCTGGCCAACCGCGACACGCGGATTGTGGTAGACTCCAACAAGAAATAG
- the ispF gene encoding 2-C-methyl-D-erythritol 2,4-cyclodiphosphate synthase, with translation MKIRTGFGYDVHQLQEGLPFWLGGIQVPHTHGALGHSDADVLIHVICDALLGAANLRDIGFHFPDTDPQYKGIDSKRLLKEVVRLLTERGYRISNIDSTICLEAPKVNPHIAEMQRVLAEVMGIDADDISIKATTTEKLGFVGRREGVAAYASVLISK, from the coding sequence ATGAAAATCCGGACCGGCTTCGGCTATGACGTTCATCAGCTCCAAGAGGGCCTGCCTTTCTGGCTCGGCGGCATTCAGGTACCGCACACCCACGGCGCCCTCGGCCACTCCGATGCCGACGTGCTCATCCACGTTATCTGCGACGCGCTGCTGGGCGCGGCCAACCTGCGCGACATCGGCTTCCACTTCCCCGACACCGACCCGCAGTACAAGGGCATCGACAGCAAGCGGCTGCTGAAGGAAGTGGTGCGCCTGCTCACGGAGCGCGGCTACCGCATCAGCAACATCGACTCCACCATCTGCCTCGAAGCCCCCAAAGTCAACCCGCATATTGCCGAGATGCAGCGCGTGCTGGCCGAAGTAATGGGCATCGACGCCGACGATATCAGCATCAAAGCCACCACCACCGAGAAGCTGGGCTTCGTGGGCCGCCGCGAAGGCGTGGCCGCTTACGCCTCGGTGCTGATCAGCAAGTAG
- a CDS encoding TetR/AcrR family transcriptional regulator — MEIKDRILQAAIGLFTRNGIKSVSMDDIATHLGISKKTLYKWFENKDQIVSAVIHNHLTGVQGECEGIISHARNAVDEMVQMMDWAKRQFANVNPNAIHDLRKYYPAAWGLFHEHKSSFILQQIQANLRRGVQEGLYRADLDIEVLSRLRLAQIDVLFDPEVFPPAQFDQMRVQMASNEHFLLGVVSLKGHKLINEYRHVTEEE, encoded by the coding sequence ATGGAAATCAAAGACCGAATCCTACAAGCCGCCATCGGCCTCTTCACCCGTAACGGGATTAAGAGCGTGTCGATGGACGACATTGCTACCCACCTGGGTATCTCGAAGAAGACGCTCTACAAGTGGTTCGAAAACAAGGACCAGATTGTATCAGCCGTCATTCATAACCACCTGACCGGAGTACAGGGCGAGTGCGAAGGCATCATCAGCCACGCCCGCAACGCCGTGGACGAGATGGTGCAGATGATGGACTGGGCCAAGCGGCAGTTTGCCAACGTGAACCCCAACGCCATCCACGATTTGCGCAAGTACTACCCTGCCGCCTGGGGCCTGTTTCACGAGCACAAGAGCAGCTTCATTCTGCAGCAGATTCAGGCCAACCTGCGCCGGGGCGTGCAGGAAGGCCTCTACCGCGCCGACCTCGACATTGAGGTGCTCTCGCGCCTGCGCCTGGCCCAGATTGACGTGCTCTTCGACCCGGAAGTATTCCCGCCCGCGCAGTTCGACCAGATGCGGGTGCAGATGGCCTCCAACGAGCATTTTCTGCTGGGTGTGGTGTCTTTGAAAGGCCACAAACTCATCAACGAGTACCGTCACGTGACGGAAGAAGAATAA